The following is a genomic window from Mycolicibacterium sp. TY81.
GGGCGATCACCGACACCGTGTTGGCATGTCGGTTGGTGACGTAGATCCGTGATCCGTCGGGCGAAACAGCAACGGCCCCTGCGTAACTCCCGATGCTGACCGCATCTGTCACGGTCATGGTGCTGGCGTCGATCCGGCTCACGTCGCCGGTCAGCTGCGTGACGTAGACCGCCGAGCCGTCGGGCGCGACGGCGATGTCGCTGAGTTCCTTGCCGAGCGGGAAGGTGACGCCGCCGATGATCGCACCGGTGGCGGCGTCCACCGCGGTCACCGAGCAGGTGGTGACGCCGAACTCAACCGCGCCCATCACGTAGATGCGACTGTTGTCGGGGCTGACGACGAGTCCGGAGACCGGCTTGCCGACGGAGATGGTGCTGACGACGCTGTGGCTGGTGGTGTCGAGGACAGCTAGCGTGTCCGCGCCGTAGCCCGCCACGTAGAGTCGGGCGCCATTGGGGCTGACGGCCACATAGTAGGCGTCATCGACCTTGATGGTTCCGGCCACAGAATTGGTGGTGGCGTCGATCAACATGATCTTCGGGTCGGCAGTGCCGTTGATGTCCCCGCCCGACGCGAGGTAGATCGTCGAGCCGTCGGGGTGAATGGCCACGTTGCCGGCCCAGCCGGATGGAACCACGGCCACAACCGATTTGGTGTTGATGTCCATCACGGAGAGCCCGCCGAAGTTGTTGCAGTACAGCCGCGTGCCGTCCGGGTGCACGACCAATTGCTGCGCGTCCGGCAAGCCGACGCCGGGTCCGATGGCATCGACCACGGTGTTGGTCGCGGTGGCGATCACGGAGACCGTCGGACTACCGCTGTTCCCGACGTAGATCCGGTCGCCGCCCGGACTCGCCACCGCCGCCGTCGGCCCGCCACTCTCCGGGATCGTGGCGATGACTGCGAGCATGGCGAAAGCTCTCTTGGATTAAAGGGATTCGATGACCCGGGTCGCGGTGGGCAGGTCGACCCCGGCCTCATCGCGGTAGGCCTTGACGGCCGCGATCTTGTTGCCTGACGCCAGTAGTTCGAGCACGCGGTTCGACACCTGCGTTTTCGCCATCGACCGCACATCGGGCAGCGGGATCCCGGTCTGCGCATAGAGATGTCGCACCAATTGCTCCAGCGCGCCGAGCCGCTCGTAGACATCGTTGGTCGTCACGTCGCCAGTGTGGCACCTATGCGCCGGCTGTGGGCCGAAAGCGCCATCAAGTCTGGGCGGACTCCGGCCCGCGGCAGGCTGTGTGATCATCCGGCTGCGCCGGCCTCAGTAGCCCATTCCTGGGTGACGCGCCGTTTTTGTTCCGCGGCAACCTGACTCAGATGCGCGGCTTTGGGCCATCCGCAGTGCGCGGCGAATTGCAGTATCAGTTCGTCCATCTCGTTGAACGACACGTCGCGGCTCTTCAAGGCGGCGTAGACGTGGCTGACGATCGGGAACGGCGCGTCCTGGAATGCCACACAGGCCACGGTGATCAGGCGCCGTTCCTTTCTCGCCAACCCGGGCCGCAGCCACATTTCGCCGAAGACGAAGTTGAGGATGCCGGCGCCTTGGAACGGGTTGTCCTGGTCGGGCGCGAAGGGCAGGCAGTTGATGTCCTTGAAGCACGCCGCGCCGACGGCCAGCCGTTCGTCGGGGTCGCTGGGAGTGGACAGTGGCAACAGCGGTTCGGGATCGGGGACCGGTAGGCCGCGCTCCTGATGGATGCGGTTCCACTCCTGGTCGACGATCATGTTGAAGCGCGAAGCCTTCGGCCAGCCCGCGTAGACGGCGAAATGCAGGACTGTTTCCCGGATCTCGACGATCGTGATGTCACCGCTGTTCAGGGCGGCGTACACATGGGCGCGTAACGGGTCTTCGGCATCGGCGTCCGCGACGCAGGGGAGAGTGATGAAACGCCGCTCGCGCCGGGTGAGCCCCGGGCGCTGCCAAACGTCGCCGAAGACGACATC
Proteins encoded in this region:
- a CDS encoding YncE family protein, whose amino-acid sequence is MLAVIATIPESGGPTAAVASPGGDRIYVGNSGSPTVSVIATATNTVVDAIGPGVGLPDAQQLVVHPDGTRLYCNNFGGLSVMDINTKSVVAVVPSGWAGNVAIHPDGSTIYLASGGDINGTADPKIMLIDATTNSVAGTIKVDDAYYVAVSPNGARLYVAGYGADTLAVLDTTSHSVVSTISVGKPVSGLVVSPDNSRIYVMGAVEFGVTTCSVTAVDAATGAIIGGVTFPLGKELSDIAVAPDGSAVYVTQLTGDVSRIDASTMTVTDAVSIGSYAGAVAVSPDGSRIYVTNRHANTVSVIAQLHVTPADLHLPDLVGKLIGGAASGGNGWLVIGDHFYPIPPREPALQAIARALVPHVGKPVQNHELGQRLRRTLSAEPEAPKMAPGSFHPDEHRPQH
- a CDS encoding carboxymuconolactone decarboxylase family protein; amino-acid sequence: MTGLGTDRTERGRSAYADVMTVDAPPGSTPVDDHLLDVVFGDVWQRPGLTRRERRFITLPCVADADAEDPLRAHVYAALNSGDITIVEIRETVLHFAVYAGWPKASRFNMIVDQEWNRIHQERGLPVPDPEPLLPLSTPSDPDERLAVGAACFKDINCLPFAPDQDNPFQGAGILNFVFGEMWLRPGLARKERRLITVACVAFQDAPFPIVSHVYAALKSRDVSFNEMDELILQFAAHCGWPKAAHLSQVAAEQKRRVTQEWATEAGAAG